From Novosphingobium sp. 9, the proteins below share one genomic window:
- a CDS encoding TonB-dependent receptor: MTSISAAALGFASGAMAQQAAPSATPSADENTGIADIVVTAQRRSERLQDVPVSVTAISADALKDRGLNDASQLTLAAPSMQLGKDNTFTIRGIGTLAFAGTIDSSVATAIDEVNIGRPLASSPIFFDISQVEVLNGPQGLLFGKNASAGLVNIRSTDPVLGKFGGSFDLEGDSRPRPGSDGQGVIARSALNIPVSENSALRIAGVYSYQDPLTQHVGGIGNRYDGALRQYGVRAKYLWEPTDALTIRLQGDYAESHGISGYYDSTYRELADGSIDAAPLAADGVVPSDKNLVHASDAPEYRDLKNGGAQAKVAYVLGNGMELSNIFAWRFYDLDQQIDADSTGQDGANVNHNISSYNQYSNELRLALPAGNRLSGQMGLFWFHSTLNTYLNIAGSNFVPSFLLPTYPFCVGADVSAPCTSSNDYFLGIDKDYTLDTDSYAAFGQLTYELTDKLKLIAGGRVTHDKISIDLAQNQLSYFVPLAITGTFDQSYAHTDFSWRGGAQYNFTRDTMLYASYARGYKGPGFNDTAPVADADLRIKPETSHTLEVGFKGSFLNRHLVIDLSAFHTKFRNYQSQSFDSTLRTFLISNAASLTSKGVEVDVTAKPFEGLTLHGNATLLDAKFGDFPGVQCYAGQGGCSSDGTFNAKGMTAPSSPKFTSTLGARYEHPVGGDLTAFVAGDWYHRSSIYYLVNHAPGAMLDAVDIFGASIGVRGDHWKFSVFCKNCTNKLMPNSIDLESGDQAAGKSSYLQTFGYNSVRTIGVQLGFDF, encoded by the coding sequence TTGACGTCGATCAGCGCGGCAGCGCTCGGCTTTGCTTCCGGCGCGATGGCGCAGCAGGCTGCACCTTCGGCAACGCCCAGTGCCGACGAGAACACTGGTATCGCCGACATCGTCGTGACCGCGCAGCGCCGTTCAGAGCGCTTGCAGGACGTGCCGGTCAGCGTCACGGCCATCAGCGCCGATGCGCTCAAGGATCGTGGCCTCAACGATGCCAGCCAGTTGACGCTGGCGGCACCCAGCATGCAGCTGGGCAAGGACAATACCTTCACCATTCGCGGTATTGGCACGCTGGCCTTCGCAGGAACGATCGATTCCAGCGTCGCCACCGCGATCGACGAAGTGAACATCGGCCGCCCGCTCGCCAGTTCGCCGATCTTCTTCGACATTTCGCAGGTCGAGGTGCTGAACGGACCGCAGGGCCTGCTGTTCGGCAAGAACGCCTCGGCGGGTCTCGTCAACATCCGCAGCACCGATCCGGTGCTCGGCAAGTTCGGCGGCTCGTTCGATCTGGAAGGCGACAGCCGCCCGCGTCCCGGTAGCGATGGCCAGGGCGTGATCGCCCGGTCCGCGCTGAACATCCCGGTCTCGGAGAATTCGGCGCTGCGCATCGCCGGGGTCTATTCCTATCAGGACCCGTTGACCCAGCATGTGGGCGGCATCGGCAACCGCTATGACGGGGCGCTGCGCCAGTACGGCGTACGGGCCAAGTACCTGTGGGAACCAACCGACGCGCTGACTATCCGGCTTCAGGGCGACTACGCGGAATCCCATGGTATTTCCGGCTATTATGACTCAACCTATCGTGAACTTGCCGATGGCAGCATCGATGCCGCGCCGCTGGCGGCAGATGGTGTCGTGCCGAGCGACAAGAACCTGGTTCATGCCTCGGATGCGCCGGAATATCGCGATCTGAAGAATGGCGGTGCGCAGGCAAAAGTCGCTTATGTTCTCGGCAACGGCATGGAGCTGAGCAATATCTTCGCCTGGCGGTTCTATGATCTGGACCAGCAGATCGATGCCGATTCCACGGGTCAGGACGGCGCCAACGTCAATCATAACATCTCCAGCTATAACCAGTACTCGAATGAACTGCGTCTGGCCTTGCCCGCGGGCAATCGACTGAGCGGACAAATGGGCCTGTTCTGGTTCCACTCGACGCTGAACACGTACCTCAATATCGCGGGCAGCAATTTCGTGCCCTCGTTCCTCTTGCCGACCTATCCCTTTTGCGTGGGTGCCGACGTGAGCGCGCCGTGTACCTCCTCGAACGACTATTTCCTTGGCATCGACAAGGACTATACGCTCGATACCGATAGCTATGCGGCTTTCGGTCAATTGACTTATGAACTGACCGACAAGCTCAAGCTGATCGCCGGAGGCCGCGTGACGCATGACAAGATCAGCATTGATCTTGCGCAGAACCAGCTCAGCTATTTCGTGCCGCTGGCGATCACGGGCACGTTCGACCAGTCCTATGCGCACACCGATTTCAGCTGGCGCGGCGGTGCGCAGTATAACTTCACCCGCGATACGATGCTCTATGCTTCATACGCGCGCGGCTACAAGGGGCCGGGCTTCAACGATACCGCGCCTGTCGCGGATGCGGACCTCCGCATCAAACCGGAAACTTCCCATACGCTGGAAGTCGGTTTCAAAGGCAGCTTCCTGAACCGACACCTCGTCATCGATCTGTCGGCGTTCCATACAAAATTCCGGAACTACCAGTCGCAGTCCTTCGATTCGACCCTGCGAACTTTCCTTATCAGCAATGCGGCCAGCCTTACGAGCAAGGGCGTGGAAGTGGATGTGACGGCCAAGCCTTTCGAGGGGCTGACACTGCACGGTAATGCCACACTGCTCGATGCCAAGTTCGGAGATTTTCCCGGTGTGCAGTGCTATGCCGGGCAGGGGGGCTGCTCCAGCGATGGCACGTTCAATGCCAAGGGCATGACCGCGCCATCCTCGCCCAAGTTCACCTCGACGCTGGGCGCACGTTATGAACACCCGGTCGGCGGCGATCTGACCGCCTTCGTTGCGGGCGACTGGTATCACCGTTCGTCGATCTACTATCTCGTCAACCATGCACCGGGCGCGATGCTGGACGCGGTGGACATCTTCGGTGCAAGCATCGGCGTTCGGGGAGATCACTGGAAGTTCTCGGTGTTCTGCAAGAATTGCACGAACAAGCTGATGCCCAACTCCATCGATCTGGAATCGGGCGATCAGGCCGCTGGCAAGTCGAGCTATCTTCAGACCTTCGGCTATAATTCGGTGCGGACAATCGGCGTCCAGCTCGGTTTCGACTTCTAA
- a CDS encoding DUF6379 domain-containing protein: protein MFDKYLIDETSLRNVGPVEAPTGFAFETKLGYYRGLGLSMIEELAVSVDGVAIDRGGVTFDEFCGEGGPGPLTLDEMETAYDRRWPFGAAATISVAYPGGIRRESMSCRCCNVCAYLIFRSPRSIPMPSGLRSKSDSHGGATSSVRRSMLHHFS, encoded by the coding sequence ATGTTCGACAAGTATCTGATTGACGAGACTTCGCTTCGTAACGTCGGTCCGGTCGAGGCACCGACCGGCTTCGCCTTCGAGACCAAGCTGGGCTATTATCGTGGCCTCGGACTTTCGATGATCGAGGAGCTGGCCGTCTCGGTGGATGGCGTGGCGATCGATCGCGGTGGCGTGACCTTCGACGAGTTCTGCGGTGAAGGTGGGCCGGGGCCGCTGACGCTGGACGAAATGGAAACTGCCTATGACAGACGCTGGCCGTTTGGGGCGGCCGCGACGATCAGCGTTGCCTATCCGGGGGGTATCCGGCGGGAGAGCATGAGCTGTCGCTGCTGCAACGTCTGCGCGTATCTTATCTTCCGTTCCCCTCGATCAATACCGATGCCAAGCGGGTTACGCTCGAAAAGTGACAGCCATGGTGGTGCAACGTCATCCGTGCGCAGATCGATGTTGCACCATTTTTCCTAA
- a CDS encoding inositol-3-phosphate synthase, with protein MTVIKVAVVGLGNCASSLIQGVAYYAATQSSRGVIHEKIGGYGVSDVQFVMGVDVDDRKVGLDIADAIFSAPNNTTVFHRDVPATGVKVMKGVVLDGVARHMTGVGERGFIVSQDAEASKDDIVAALRASRADILVNFLPVGSQKATEFYMECALEAGVGVVNCIPVFIASDPMWEARFREKRLPIVGDDIKAQVGATIVHRTLSSLFTVRGVTTERTYQLNTGGNTDFMNMLDRERLSSKKESKTEAVQAALAQRLAEENILIGPSEYVPWQKDNKICFLRMEGVQWGDVPMNLELRLSVEDSPNAAACVMDAIRCCKVALERGESGALIPPSASFCKHPPQQFPDETAMRMLDSYLDGQMRAAG; from the coding sequence ATGACAGTAATAAAGGTCGCCGTAGTAGGCTTGGGTAATTGCGCGAGTTCGCTTATACAGGGGGTTGCTTATTATGCTGCAACCCAATCCAGCCGTGGCGTTATCCATGAAAAGATCGGCGGGTATGGCGTGTCCGACGTTCAATTCGTGATGGGTGTGGATGTCGATGACCGCAAGGTCGGCCTTGATATTGCTGATGCCATTTTTTCTGCTCCCAATAATACCACCGTGTTCCATCGCGATGTCCCTGCGACCGGTGTCAAGGTGATGAAGGGCGTGGTGCTTGACGGTGTCGCTCGCCACATGACGGGTGTGGGAGAGCGTGGCTTCATCGTTTCGCAGGACGCTGAAGCGTCCAAGGACGATATCGTTGCTGCCCTGCGTGCCTCGCGCGCGGATATTCTCGTCAATTTCCTCCCGGTCGGATCGCAGAAGGCGACCGAGTTCTACATGGAATGCGCGCTTGAGGCAGGCGTTGGCGTGGTCAATTGCATTCCCGTGTTCATCGCCAGTGATCCGATGTGGGAAGCGCGTTTCCGTGAAAAGCGCCTGCCGATCGTCGGCGATGACATCAAGGCTCAGGTCGGCGCGACCATCGTCCATCGCACGCTGTCCAGCCTGTTTACCGTTCGTGGCGTCACCACCGAACGGACGTATCAGCTCAACACCGGCGGCAACACCGACTTCATGAACATGCTCGATCGCGAACGCCTTTCGAGCAAGAAGGAATCGAAGACCGAAGCGGTTCAGGCCGCTCTGGCACAACGCCTCGCGGAGGAGAACATTCTCATCGGCCCGTCCGAATATGTGCCGTGGCAGAAGGATAACAAGATATGTTTCCTTCGCATGGAAGGCGTGCAGTGGGGCGATGTGCCGATGAACCTCGAGCTGCGCCTTTCCGTCGAAGACAGCCCCAATGCGGCGGCTTGCGTGATGGATGCGATCCGTTGCTGCAAGGTCGCGCTGGAGCGAGGGGAAAGCGGTGCACTGATCCCGCCATCGGCGAGTTTCTGCAAGCACCCGCCGCAGCAGTTCCCTGACGAAACTGCGATGCGCATGCTCGACAGCTACCTTGACGGGCAGATGCGGGCGGCCGGATGA
- a CDS encoding NTP transferase domain-containing protein: MSLAAVTASARCGRSKAPKDALILAAGYGSRLRQLGPSKPLTPIAGIALIELGIRQAASAGVERVVVVTGHEAPRVEAALPDIAARAGVRADVRRVGDWSQPNGWSVLAGAEAIEGDYLLMMADHIFSGTILARLADQGEAIGA, from the coding sequence ATGAGCCTCGCCGCTGTCACCGCGTCGGCGCGGTGCGGCCGGTCCAAAGCGCCCAAGGACGCGTTGATTCTGGCTGCCGGTTACGGCAGCCGGTTGCGTCAGCTTGGACCGTCCAAACCGCTCACGCCGATCGCGGGTATCGCTCTTATCGAATTGGGCATTCGGCAGGCCGCATCGGCTGGTGTTGAGCGCGTCGTCGTGGTGACGGGGCACGAAGCACCCCGTGTCGAGGCGGCGCTGCCGGACATTGCGGCTCGCGCGGGTGTTCGAGCCGATGTTCGGCGCGTCGGCGACTGGTCGCAGCCGAACGGCTGGTCCGTGCTGGCCGGTGCCGAGGCGATCGAGGGCGATTATCTGCTGATGATGGCCGATCATATCTTCTCGGGCACCATTCTGGCGCGCCTTGCCGATCAGGGGGAAGCGATCGGGGCGTGA
- a CDS encoding CDP-alcohol phosphatidyltransferase family protein gives MAIPLRRLIRIRSAAKSASPEIRSPHIVSSLVIAFPSARSAAVLVAGIPAAARALLQAVRETDAPFTSCIFITPDLWEPGSFCRAEWARLTPGITCSVAAEAPNLPDATAPVHNGTTLVLHAASLSPEQILRDADEKQQLRALRLAGRSILAATTKPGDGVVSRYFNRPISQAISGRLLAIAGITPNHASVGTALLGIMMAASLLLGGPSGLIAGALLFQAASIFDGVDGEIARATFRTSAKGAMIDSLIDAVTNLAFIGGVTANLALAGEGAAAIAGASGLAMLATGLLAIGLRSARQGGPFTFDVIKHHARRKPSFLMQCLIWLTMRDFIAALACVLILAGFARYALAGFAVGAALWLMYTLSVLVRTRAVPVSS, from the coding sequence TTGGCCATCCCGCTCAGGCGACTTATACGCATCCGCTCTGCCGCGAAAAGCGCTTCACCGGAAATTCGGAGTCCTCACATCGTGTCTAGTCTGGTGATCGCCTTTCCCTCGGCCAGATCAGCCGCCGTTCTCGTGGCAGGAATACCTGCCGCCGCCCGCGCGCTGTTGCAAGCCGTTCGTGAAACCGATGCGCCTTTCACGTCCTGCATTTTCATTACGCCGGACTTATGGGAACCCGGCAGCTTCTGCCGCGCCGAATGGGCAAGGCTGACGCCCGGTATCACTTGCAGCGTAGCGGCCGAGGCACCGAACCTGCCGGACGCCACCGCGCCTGTTCACAATGGCACAACCCTTGTCCTACACGCCGCATCGCTTTCTCCAGAGCAGATCTTGCGCGATGCGGACGAGAAGCAGCAACTTCGCGCGCTTCGGCTCGCCGGCCGAAGCATACTGGCCGCCACGACCAAACCCGGTGACGGCGTGGTCTCACGCTATTTCAACCGTCCGATCTCGCAGGCGATCTCGGGCCGGTTACTGGCTATTGCTGGTATTACCCCAAATCATGCAAGCGTGGGCACAGCGCTTCTCGGGATCATGATGGCCGCCAGCCTTTTGCTCGGCGGACCTTCCGGCCTGATCGCAGGCGCGCTGCTGTTCCAGGCAGCGTCGATCTTCGATGGCGTGGATGGCGAAATTGCCCGCGCGACCTTCCGCACATCCGCGAAAGGCGCCATGATCGACAGCCTGATCGACGCCGTAACTAACCTGGCCTTCATCGGCGGCGTCACGGCCAATCTCGCGCTTGCAGGCGAAGGAGCGGCAGCCATCGCCGGCGCCTCCGGTCTCGCCATGCTCGCAACAGGCCTTCTTGCCATCGGGCTGCGGTCAGCCCGGCAAGGTGGACCGTTCACCTTCGACGTGATCAAGCATCATGCACGGCGCAAGCCCTCGTTCCTGATGCAGTGCCTTATCTGGCTGACGATGCGCGATTTCATTGCGGCGCTGGCATGCGTCCTGATCCTTGCCGGGTTTGCCCGATATGCCCTGGCAGGCTTCGCCGTCGGCGCAGCCTTGTGGCTGATGTACACGCTATCCGTTCTTGTGCGGACAAGGGCGGTTCCAGTGTCGAGCTAA
- a CDS encoding sugar phosphate isomerase/epimerase family protein — MPVSKIQRGVSLYSFQEEMFLGKMSVEDVIAFAATLGAQGIEILPEQNMPTFPYVSDAQIGEWRDMLDRHGAHFTCYDMFLDTKLRKGELLSDEEQVESIKRDLTLCNRLGIRNMRVLIFVRPDILEKCVPYAEKMDVHMGVEVHAPWHLEHAWILRTIDVADRLATKHLGILPDMGVFMKHYPPAFRARFERQGARPEITQFIVDQHEQKIMCEYTIYEVAVKMGGNKAEIAMAETLRHAPYANPKRLKDYAPYFRHIQAKFYEMNEDYTDPAIAYDEVIPELVKCGWEGTLSSEYEGNRWIQDVMEVDSREQVRRQHEMFKRLIAKAEAELEVARCSTSI; from the coding sequence ATGCCCGTGTCCAAAATCCAGCGAGGCGTCAGCCTCTACAGTTTTCAGGAAGAGATGTTCCTGGGCAAGATGTCCGTGGAGGACGTCATCGCCTTTGCCGCAACGCTCGGTGCGCAGGGAATCGAGATTCTGCCTGAGCAGAACATGCCCACGTTCCCGTATGTCAGCGATGCGCAGATCGGCGAATGGCGCGACATGCTGGACCGGCATGGGGCGCACTTCACCTGCTATGACATGTTCCTCGACACCAAGCTGCGTAAGGGCGAGCTTCTGTCGGACGAGGAGCAGGTGGAAAGCATCAAGCGCGATCTTACGCTGTGCAACCGCCTCGGCATCCGCAACATGCGCGTGCTGATCTTCGTGCGTCCGGATATCCTCGAAAAATGCGTGCCTTATGCTGAGAAGATGGATGTTCACATGGGTGTGGAGGTCCATGCGCCCTGGCATCTGGAGCACGCCTGGATACTGCGCACGATCGACGTCGCCGATCGCCTGGCCACGAAGCACCTCGGTATCCTGCCGGACATGGGCGTGTTCATGAAGCACTATCCGCCCGCCTTCCGCGCCCGTTTCGAGCGCCAGGGCGCGCGGCCCGAGATCACCCAGTTCATCGTCGATCAGCATGAACAGAAGATCATGTGCGAATACACGATCTACGAAGTCGCGGTGAAGATGGGCGGCAACAAGGCGGAAATCGCGATGGCGGAAACCCTGCGCCATGCACCCTACGCCAATCCGAAGCGTCTCAAGGACTACGCGCCGTACTTCCGCCATATCCAGGCCAAGTTCTACGAAATGAACGAGGATTATACCGATCCCGCGATTGCTTACGATGAAGTGATCCCTGAACTGGTGAAGTGCGGCTGGGAAGGCACGCTTTCTAGCGAATACGAAGGCAATCGCTGGATTCAGGATGTGATGGAAGTCGACAGTCGCGAGCAGGTCCGTCGCCAGCATGAGATGTTCAAGCGCCTGATCGCCAAGGCCGAAGCAGAACTGGAGGTCGCGAGATGTTCGACAAGTATCTGA
- a CDS encoding glycoside hydrolase family 3 protein, with the protein MIDRREQRRIAGQHVPARMLAPLAVMVSMALMTAGTGWADAPGQSYRQPEIASHGVPVLTVDGLRFRDLNRNGRLDRYEDWRLSPKVRAQDLLARMTLEEKAGQMVLPIAFADAPFGQPAHGYDPAQVRRLALESHVTAFSSMLTLAPADLARAANAVQDVAEQGRLGIPATLATDPRHGYHKTVGASVATAGFSQWPDPTGLGAIGDPALVYRFADIVRRDYRAVGFTISLGPQADLATEPRWPRIDGTFGEDPASVGPLVAAYVEGAQGSRYGVTPDGIAAVVKHWVGYGAAQDGWDSHNYYGRFSALRTQALPLHLKPFAAAFAVQPAAVMPSYSVFAKLTIDGKPAGPTGAAFSAPMIHDLLRGRYHYQGIVLSDWAVTADCTAVCRDGVPAGQRPGFEGIAMPWGVEGLTRPQRYARAINAGVDQFGGESDPAPIVAAVRAGLVSQARIDEAVLRILTQTFRLGLFEHPFVSPEAAARDVGAAADREAGLTAQAQAMVVLKSARAIPFARGARVYLRGVDPQAARTAGFTVVAAPEKADFAIVRMSAPHQNLHRGYFFGAMQHEGSLAFPASDPDLVWLRAHAGKLPVIVDVYLDRPAVLTPLVSLSTALVVDFGACDEALFAALAGRVPPQGRLPFELPRSEAAVEAQASDLPADSHNPLFPIHFRSLALPRTQPET; encoded by the coding sequence ATGATCGACAGGCGGGAACAGCGACGGATCGCAGGGCAGCATGTCCCGGCGCGGATGCTGGCTCCGCTTGCCGTCATGGTGTCGATGGCCCTGATGACGGCAGGGACGGGCTGGGCGGATGCGCCGGGCCAGTCTTACCGGCAGCCCGAGATTGCCTCGCATGGTGTACCGGTATTGACCGTGGATGGCCTGCGCTTCCGCGATCTGAACCGGAACGGTCGTCTCGACCGATACGAGGACTGGCGGCTGTCGCCAAAAGTGCGCGCTCAGGATCTCCTTGCGCGCATGACGCTGGAGGAAAAGGCCGGGCAGATGGTTCTGCCGATCGCCTTTGCCGATGCGCCGTTCGGTCAACCGGCGCATGGATACGATCCGGCGCAGGTGCGGAGGCTGGCGCTGGAAAGCCATGTCACGGCGTTCAGTTCGATGCTGACGCTTGCGCCCGCCGATCTCGCCCGCGCCGCCAATGCGGTGCAGGACGTGGCCGAACAGGGGCGCCTCGGCATCCCGGCAACGCTCGCCACCGATCCGCGCCATGGCTATCACAAGACCGTGGGCGCCAGTGTCGCCACGGCAGGCTTCAGCCAGTGGCCCGATCCCACCGGGCTCGGTGCCATCGGCGATCCTGCGCTGGTGTATCGTTTCGCCGATATTGTTCGGCGCGACTATCGCGCGGTCGGCTTCACCATCTCGCTGGGGCCGCAGGCCGACCTTGCCACCGAGCCGCGCTGGCCGCGTATCGACGGCACTTTCGGAGAAGATCCGGCAAGTGTCGGCCCGCTGGTGGCGGCCTATGTCGAGGGGGCGCAGGGTAGCCGGTACGGTGTGACGCCGGACGGTATCGCTGCCGTCGTCAAGCACTGGGTCGGCTATGGCGCGGCGCAGGACGGCTGGGACTCGCACAACTATTACGGTCGCTTTTCCGCGCTGCGAACGCAGGCACTGCCGCTGCACCTCAAGCCCTTCGCGGCAGCCTTCGCAGTCCAACCGGCAGCGGTGATGCCCAGCTATTCGGTGTTCGCGAAGCTGACTATCGATGGCAAGCCTGCGGGACCGACCGGGGCCGCCTTCAGCGCGCCGATGATCCATGATCTGCTGCGCGGGCGTTATCACTATCAGGGCATCGTCCTGTCCGACTGGGCAGTGACGGCGGATTGCACGGCGGTATGCCGGGATGGTGTTCCAGCCGGGCAGCGCCCCGGTTTCGAGGGGATCGCCATGCCCTGGGGCGTGGAAGGGCTGACCCGTCCGCAGCGCTATGCCCGTGCGATCAACGCTGGGGTCGACCAGTTCGGCGGCGAGAGCGATCCCGCGCCGATCGTCGCTGCGGTCAGGGCCGGGCTGGTGTCGCAGGCCCGGATCGACGAGGCGGTGCTGCGGATACTTACCCAGACGTTCCGCCTCGGGCTGTTCGAGCATCCGTTCGTGTCGCCCGAAGCCGCAGCGCGCGATGTGGGGGCGGCAGCGGATCGCGAAGCGGGGTTGACGGCGCAGGCTCAGGCGATGGTGGTGCTGAAGAGCGCCAGGGCCATTCCGTTTGCGCGCGGTGCGCGCGTGTATCTGCGCGGGGTAGATCCGCAAGCGGCACGCACCGCCGGGTTCACGGTGGTCGCCGCGCCGGAAAAAGCCGACTTCGCGATTGTCAGGATGAGCGCGCCGCATCAGAATCTGCATCGCGGTTATTTCTTCGGGGCGATGCAGCACGAAGGTTCGCTGGCGTTTCCGGCCTCCGATCCGGACCTCGTTTGGCTGCGCGCGCATGCGGGCAAGCTGCCGGTCATCGTCGATGTCTATCTGGATCGTCCGGCGGTCCTGACCCCGCTGGTGTCGCTCTCGACCGCGCTTGTGGTCGACTTCGGGGCCTGCGACGAGGCGCTTTTCGCGGCGCTTGCAGGCCGCGTGCCGCCGCAAGGACGTTTGCCTTTCGAACTGCCGCGCAGCGAGGCGGCAGTCGAGGCACAGGCGAGCGATCTTCCTGCAGATAGTCACAACCCTCTATTCCCGATACATTTTCGCAGTCTTGCACTGCCCCGCACGCAACCGGAGACCTGA
- a CDS encoding CDP-alcohol phosphatidyltransferase family protein, translating to MSVQRRHAGTASPVSPSRPRELQDGLNRWLYHPLAWRLAISLSATPITPNAVSVAGAAIVVMAGLSYIGLSWPFGALLGLLLHMTWHVVDGADGDLARLTGRSSPRGELVDGICDYASHLVLYLLLGFQLQHFIGVLAWLPTIAAGGSRIVQANRYEAQRREYQWWAYGVPWLRHSRQDGAGTTPTGMVGGLSRAYLALADATAPKERSLDTVLAEVGTDPASLSRARQIVRANAATLLPRSPLLGANYRTIGLGLSMLAGSPLWYFLYEAVILNIVLAWSWVRVPVAERAVATSIVQAFASTRR from the coding sequence ATGAGCGTACAACGTCGGCACGCTGGCACGGCATCGCCGGTATCGCCATCGCGCCCGCGCGAATTGCAGGACGGATTGAACCGTTGGCTGTACCATCCGCTGGCATGGCGTCTGGCGATATCCCTGTCGGCCACGCCGATCACGCCGAATGCGGTTTCCGTGGCCGGAGCGGCCATCGTTGTCATGGCAGGTTTGTCCTATATCGGCCTGAGCTGGCCGTTCGGCGCACTTCTGGGGCTGCTGCTGCATATGACCTGGCATGTGGTCGATGGGGCGGACGGCGATCTGGCCAGACTTACCGGCCGCTCCAGCCCGCGCGGTGAGTTGGTCGATGGCATTTGCGATTATGCCAGCCATCTGGTTCTGTATCTGTTGCTGGGCTTCCAGTTGCAGCACTTCATCGGCGTGCTGGCGTGGTTGCCGACGATTGCGGCCGGAGGGAGCCGGATCGTTCAGGCAAACCGCTATGAAGCGCAACGTCGCGAATATCAGTGGTGGGCTTACGGCGTGCCGTGGCTGCGCCATTCCCGGCAGGACGGCGCGGGCACAACGCCAACCGGAATGGTCGGAGGATTGAGCAGGGCTTATCTGGCGCTGGCAGACGCCACGGCGCCGAAAGAGCGTTCGCTCGATACGGTGCTGGCCGAAGTCGGCACCGATCCGGCTAGCTTGTCGCGGGCGAGGCAGATCGTGCGGGCCAATGCCGCAACGCTGCTGCCACGCTCGCCGCTTCTGGGGGCAAACTATCGCACGATTGGCCTGGGGCTTTCGATGCTCGCGGGCTCGCCCTTGTGGTATTTCCTCTACGAAGCCGTGATCCTCAACATCGTTCTTGCATGGTCGTGGGTGCGGGTTCCCGTTGCCGAGCGTGCGGTCGCGACAAGCATTGTTCAGGCATTCGCCAGCACGCGTCGATAG
- a CDS encoding glycosyltransferase family 4 protein, with amino-acid sequence MRAPFEGRLMNTVCIDSRYIADRPSGIGEVVQGLIDFVPALAPDTHFVLLRNPRRRTPLCTADNVTEIIVPQAANGPSTMWWLPQAVDLSRIDLFHAPANIMPARLAMPCVTTIHDVMWLTNPAWCRSGTRGLIDRAFYSHGIRRALKSAAAITTVSAASAAEIARISPSAAARTFITPSGVSARFRPTPGSYERLASLGLPPSRRYVLTVGQYAPYKNHEGAIRAFALACADMPDIDLILVQRMGRRAQALLVLANELGLQGRVRLLQGVAMDDLIALYCNAQALLHPSFCEGFGNPLVEAMACGCPVVTSDVSAMPEVTGGAALTASPYDPSALGIQLRRTLTDARLADTMRQRGFARAARLNWQQFAAGHLEVYRRVLANA; translated from the coding sequence ATGCGCGCCCCTTTCGAAGGCCGCCTGATGAATACCGTGTGCATCGACTCCCGCTATATTGCGGATCGCCCCAGCGGCATCGGCGAGGTAGTCCAGGGGCTGATCGACTTCGTCCCGGCACTGGCGCCGGACACGCATTTCGTTCTCCTGCGCAACCCCAGGCGACGAACGCCTCTCTGCACGGCAGACAACGTCACCGAAATCATCGTCCCACAGGCAGCCAATGGCCCGTCGACCATGTGGTGGCTCCCGCAGGCCGTCGATCTTTCCCGGATCGATCTGTTCCATGCTCCAGCCAACATCATGCCTGCACGCCTGGCGATGCCCTGCGTGACAACCATTCACGACGTCATGTGGCTGACAAATCCGGCGTGGTGCCGATCTGGCACGCGAGGCCTGATCGATCGCGCCTTTTATAGCCATGGCATCCGTCGCGCATTGAAGTCAGCGGCAGCCATCACCACCGTCAGTGCCGCCAGCGCAGCAGAGATCGCGCGGATTTCACCTTCTGCCGCCGCCCGCACGTTCATCACGCCGTCAGGTGTCTCTGCGCGCTTTCGCCCAACCCCCGGATCATACGAAAGACTGGCATCGCTCGGACTGCCGCCATCCCGGCGCTATGTCCTGACGGTCGGCCAGTATGCGCCCTACAAGAACCATGAAGGCGCTATCCGCGCTTTCGCGTTGGCCTGCGCGGACATGCCCGATATCGACCTGATCCTCGTCCAGCGCATGGGACGACGCGCGCAGGCCCTCCTTGTCCTCGCAAACGAGCTCGGACTGCAAGGCCGCGTGCGCCTGCTGCAAGGGGTCGCGATGGACGACCTCATTGCCCTCTACTGCAATGCCCAAGCCCTGCTGCATCCCTCGTTCTGCGAAGGCTTCGGCAATCCGCTGGTCGAAGCGATGGCCTGCGGCTGTCCCGTCGTGACCAGCGACGTGTCGGCCATGCCCGAAGTGACCGGGGGCGCAGCTCTGACAGCTTCGCCATATGATCCTTCGGCGCTGGGCATCCAACTGCGCCGAACTCTTACGGATGCCCGCCTGGCAGACACTATGAGGCAACGTGGCTTTGCGCGTGCTGCCCGGCTCAACTGGCAGCAGTTCGCCGCAGGGCATCTGGAGGTCTATCGACGCGTGCTGGCGAATGCCTGA